A genomic segment from Diadema setosum chromosome 11, eeDiaSeto1, whole genome shotgun sequence encodes:
- the LOC140234786 gene encoding histone deacetylase complex subunit SAP30L-like isoform X2, translated as MPTRQLLLKRSRTSALAMKNNSLNSSTSKLSSSQRKMNGFSTTEDDSRDSGHGQICCLVDDGQRCSRPAGNACYSKRIAKTVQQRKLKLTIDHSVRHIYICDYHKSIIQSVRSTKKKKRGSDEDGGISPDHDMDVPEVDLFHLQVNTLRRYKRHFKIQTKPGLNKAQLADMVARHFRTIPVREKDALTYFIYMVKNNKSRFDQKHDHS; from the exons AAGAGGAGTAGAACATCTGCCTTGGCGATGAAGAACAACAGCCTAAATTCCTCGACGTCAAAGCTGTCGTCGTCGCAGCGCAAGATGAACGGCTTCAGCACCACAGAAGACGACAGCCGGGACTCCGGTCACGGTCAGATCTGTTGCCTGGTGGACGATGGCCAGCGCTGCTCCCGGCCGGCGGGCAACGCCTGCTACAGCAAGCGCATCGCCAAGACAGTGCAGCAACGAAAATTGAAGCTTACCATTGACCACAGC GTTCGACACATCTACATTTGCGACTACCACAAGTCGATAATTCAGAGTGTGCGGagcacaaagaaaaagaagcgaGGAAGTGACGAGGACGGTGGGATATCTCCAGACCATGACATGGATGTGCCCGAG GTTGATCTCTTCCACCTGCAAGTCAACACTCTGCGGAGGTATAAGCGTCACTTTAAGATCCAGACCAAACCAGGATTGAACAAGGCCCAGCTTGCTGAT ATGGTAGCGCGACACTTTCGGACTATTCCCGTCAGAGAAAAGGACGCCCTCACATACTTCATCTACATGGTGAAGAACAACAAGAGCCGCTTTGACCAGAAGCACGATCACAGCTAA